A genomic segment from Cervus elaphus chromosome 14, mCerEla1.1, whole genome shotgun sequence encodes:
- the APOBEC4 gene encoding putative C->U-editing enzyme APOBEC-4 yields the protein MEPLYEEYLASRGTIVKPYYWLSFSLDCSNCPYHIRTGEEARVPYTEFYQIFGFPYGPTYPPTKHLTFFELKTSSGSLGQKGHASSCTGNDTHPESMLFEVNGYLDSTVHNNDRITHIILYSSNSPCNEANHCCISKMYNFLAKYPDITLSIYFSQLYHTEAEFPASAWNREALRSLASLWPQVTLSPISGGMWHSLLSNFVSGVQGATVFQPILTGRALADRHNAHEINAITGVKPYFTDILLQAKENPNIKAQAALEGYPLNNVFPRQSFQVPSGQLQPNLTLDPRVPVVFVLVPYRDLPPIHVGPSPHKPRNIIRHLNMPQISFQETSDLRKSPIGMPVKRAEITRQFASSKEADEKKKKKGKN from the coding sequence ATGGAGCCCTTATATGAGGAATACCTGGCCAGTCGTGGAACGATAGTAAAACCTTATTACTGGCTGAGTTTCTCTCTCGATTGCTCTAATTGTCCTTACCATATTCGGACAGGTGAAGAAGCAAGAGTTCCCTACACAGAATTTTATCAGATTTTTGGATTCCCTTATGGGCCAACATATCCTCCAACGAAACACCTCACGTTCTTTGAGCTAAAAACTTCTTCTGGAAGCCTGGGGCAAAAGGGTCATGCCAGCAGCTGCACTGGAAATGATACCCACCCGGAATCAATGTTATTTGAGGTGAACGGTTACCTTGACTCTACCGTACACAATAATGACCGCATCACGCATATTATTCTGTACTCCAGTAACTCCCCTTGCAATGAAGCTAACCACTGCTGCATCAGCAAAATGTATAACTTCCTGGCAAAGTATCCAGACATCACTCTTAGTATttacttttctcagctctatcaCACGGAGGCTGAATTTCCTGCCTCGGCGTGGAACCGCGAAGCTCTCCGGAGCCTGGCCAGTTTATGGCCACAGGTCACTTTGAGCCCAATAAGTGGTGGGATGTGGCATTCTCTCCTCAGCAACTTTGTGAGTGGTGTCCAGGGAGCGACTGTTTTCCAGCCCATTTTAACCGGGAGAGCTCTGGCGGACAGGCACAACGCACATGAAATCAATGCCATAACAGGGGTGAAGCCATATTTCACTGATattcttctccaggcaaaagaGAATCCGAACATAAAAGCTCAGGCAGCTTTGGAGGGCTACCCCTTAAACAATGTCTTTCCCAGGCAGTCTTTTCAAGTGCCAAGCGGACAGCTGCAACCCAATCTGACCCTAGACCCCAGGGTTCCTGTTGTATTCGTGCTAGTGCCTTACAGAGACCTACCACCAATCCATGTAGGACCAAGTCCACATAAACCTAGGAATATCATAAGGCATTTAAATATGCCTCAAATATCATTCCAGGAAACCAGTGATCTCAGAAAGTCTCCCATTGGCATGCCAGTGAAGAGAGCAGAAATCACACGACAGTTTGCAAGTAGCAAAGAAGCagatgaaaagaagaagaagaaagggaaaaactaa